One Brassica napus cultivar Da-Ae chromosome C2, Da-Ae, whole genome shotgun sequence DNA window includes the following coding sequences:
- the LOC106444560 gene encoding paraxanthine methyltransferase 1-like — translation MATTPKWIMVGGEGPESYNQNSSYQRALLEAAKEKMSEAIKAKLSLDLIYDRFSVADFGCASGPNTFVAVQNIIDAVEDKYRKETGQNPAENIEFQVLFNDFTTNDFNTLFQSLPAGRRYYSAGVPGSFFERVLPKESFHIGVINYAFHFTSKIPKGITDRDSPSWNRDMHCTGFNKAVKKAYLDQYSADAKILLDARADELVPGGLMLLFGSCLRDGVKMSETSKGIVLDAVGASLNDLAQQGVIEQDKVDSFSTPLYFAEESELKQIIEENGRFTIEAFEDIIHAKGEFTLDPKVLAVSCRASFGTFLSQHFGEQVFTKVFDLIEAKLRQELPRLLNAKPGMQYLIVLRKKN, via the exons ATGGCAACTACTCCAAAATGGATCATGGTGGGAGGAGAAGGTCCTGAGAGTTACAACCAGAACTCCTCGTATCag AGAGCACTGTTAGAAGCGGCAAAAGAAAAGATGAGCGAGGCTATCAAGGCCAAACTCAGCCTTGATTTGATCTATGATCGCTTCAGTGTGGCAGATTTTGGTTGTGCGAGTGGACCTAACACTTTTGTTGCAGTCCAAAACATCATTGATGCAGTTGAAGACAAGTACCGCAAGGAAACCGGACAAAACCCGGCCGAGAACATCGAGTTCCAAGTCCTCTTCAACGACTTTACCACTAACGATTTCAACACTCTCTTCCAGTCACTTCCTGCGGGCAGAAGATACTATAGTGCTGGTGTTCCTGGTTCCTTCTTCGAACGTGTTCTTCCTAAAGAGAGTTTCCACATAGGAGTTATCAATTACGCATTCCATTTCACCTCCAAAATCCCCAAAGGGATCACGGACCGCGACTCTCCATCCTGGAACAGAGACATGCATTGCACTGGGTTCAACAAAGCGGTCAAGAAAGCATATCTTGATCAGTACTCAGCCGACGCCAAGATTCTATTAGATGCTAGAGCCGACGAGCTCGTCCCCGGGGGATTGATGTTGCTTTTTGGATCGTGTCTGAGAGACGGAGTTAAGATGTCCGAGACCTCCAAAGGAATAGTGTTGGATGCTGTCGGAGCTTCTCTTAACGACCTTGCTCAACAG GGTGTTATCGAACAAGACAAGGTGGACTCTTTTAGCACGCCACTCTACTTTGCAGAAGAAAGTGAGTTGAAGCAAATCATAGAGGAAAACGGGAGATTCACAATAGAGGCGTTCGAAGATATCATTCACGCAAAGGGGGAGTTTACGCTTGACCCCAAGGTTTTGGCAGTCTCTTGCAGGGCATCCTTTGGAACTTTCCTATCTCAACATTTTGGAGAGCAAGTCTTTACCAAAGTCTTTGACCTCATCGAGGCCAAGCTACGCCAAGAGCTTCCTCGCCTCCTGAATGCCAAACCCGGAATGCAGTACCTAATTGTGCTTCGAAAGAAAAACTAA